The sequence TGTGTGCGAAAGAATCATTATCAGGTCCTGCAGTTATCGCTTACGCGGATACTTTGATCAGAGCTGATTTTGAATTGGATCCTTCGGCAGATGCTGTAATTTGGGTAAAACAAGTAGAACAGCCAGAAGCTTTTGGAGTGGTAAAATTAAATTCAAATAATGAAATTATAGAATTGGTTGAGAAACCAAAAGATTTTGTAAGCGATTTAGCAGTTATTGGGATTTATTATTTCAAGGAAGTTGGCGAATTGAAAAAAGAACTTCAAGGCGTTTTAGACAATAATATCCAAAATGGTGGCGAATACCAAATCAATGACGGAATTAAAGCCATGATGGCAAACGGAAAAATTTTTAAAACCGGAAGCGTTGACGAATGGATGGATTGTGGAAATAAAGACGTGACTGTCGAAACGAACAGCAGAATGCTTGGATTTTTGCATAACGACGGAGAGCATTTAGTAGATTATAATGTAACATTAGAAAATGCTACAATTATTCCGCCATGTTACATTGGAGAAAATGTTGTCTTGAAAAATACAACTGTAGGACCAAATGTTTCAATAGGAAAAGGTTGCCGCGTTGCAGACAGTTCTATTAAAAATAGCTTAATACAAACCTATTCTCAAATAAAAAACGCTAACTTAGACAATGCGATGATTGGAAATCACGTTAGTTATGATGGTAAATTCACCAGCATTAGCATAGGAGATTACTCCGTTTTAGAATAAAAAAAGTTTCAGCGGATTCTTTTTGATTTAAAATATAAATTGTTAAAAGAATGAAAAAAGGCATTTTTGTAATTTTATTTCTTGTTTTGCTTGGCAATTCAAACTCGGTTTTGGCACAAACAGAACCAGAAGATATTGCTATGGTGCCAGATGAATATCAGGATGCTTTTTATGAATCTTTGAAACAAAAAGGAATCGAAAATTATGATAAAGCCATCGTATCATTAGAAAAATGTATAAAGCTAAAACCTAATGATGCTGTTGCTTATTTTGAATTGGGGAAAAATTATTTTTCTTTGAAAGATTATCAAAGCGCAAATACAGCCTTTGAAAAAGCGACACAATTAGACCCAAAAAACAAATGGTATTGGCTTGGAATTTATGACGTAAGTTATGAAACCAAGAATTATCCGTTGGCAATAGAA comes from Flavobacterium sp. KACC 22761 and encodes:
- a CDS encoding sugar phosphate nucleotidyltransferase, whose amino-acid sequence is MKIIVPMAGRGSRLRPHTLTVPKPLIPIAGKSIVHRLVEDIAKILKEPIEEVAFILGDEAFFGEDVVTSLEDLAKGLGAKASIYRQDLPLGTGHAIMCAKESLSGPAVIAYADTLIRADFELDPSADAVIWVKQVEQPEAFGVVKLNSNNEIIELVEKPKDFVSDLAVIGIYYFKEVGELKKELQGVLDNNIQNGGEYQINDGIKAMMANGKIFKTGSVDEWMDCGNKDVTVETNSRMLGFLHNDGEHLVDYNVTLENATIIPPCYIGENVVLKNTTVGPNVSIGKGCRVADSSIKNSLIQTYSQIKNANLDNAMIGNHVSYDGKFTSISIGDYSVLE